One window of Bacteroidales bacterium genomic DNA carries:
- the kdsB gene encoding 3-deoxy-manno-octulosonate cytidylyltransferase, with translation MKTFGIIPARYASTRFPGKPLAKIQGKTMIERVYQQASKAFEIVAVATDDERIVQEVKRFGGTVVMTSPSHNSGTDRCAEALVLLQEMYGENPEVVVNIQGDEPFVDPGLLRRLAECFEESSVQIATVVRTFDHINDLLNPNNVKAVITPSAHALYFSRSVVPYVRGYKQEEWLNQQTFYWHLGLYAYRTEALRQLTQLAQSPLEIAESLEQNRWLENDFYIKVIQTDQETIAIDTPDDLEAACKWLTENAKI, from the coding sequence TTGAAAACTTTTGGTATCATTCCGGCACGATATGCCTCAACACGTTTCCCTGGTAAACCTTTGGCTAAAATTCAGGGGAAAACTATGATAGAGCGGGTATATCAGCAAGCTTCCAAAGCTTTTGAAATAGTTGCCGTAGCTACAGATGACGAACGAATTGTCCAGGAAGTGAAGCGTTTTGGTGGTACTGTCGTAATGACCTCCCCATCGCATAATAGCGGAACAGACCGTTGCGCCGAGGCTTTGGTATTACTTCAGGAAATGTATGGAGAAAATCCGGAGGTAGTAGTTAATATACAGGGAGACGAACCATTTGTGGATCCGGGTTTGCTACGCCGCTTAGCTGAATGTTTCGAAGAAAGTTCTGTACAGATTGCCACAGTAGTGCGGACATTTGACCATATAAATGATTTATTGAACCCGAATAATGTGAAAGCTGTGATTACTCCTTCAGCCCATGCTTTATATTTCAGTCGTTCCGTTGTTCCTTATGTACGTGGGTACAAACAGGAAGAATGGCTGAACCAGCAAACTTTTTACTGGCATCTAGGATTATATGCATACAGGACTGAAGCACTCAGACAGTTAACCCAATTAGCACAATCGCCCCTGGAAATTGCGGAATCACTCGAACAAAACCGCTGGTTGGAAAATGATTTCTACATCAAAGTGATACAAACCGATCAGGAAACTATTGCAATCGATACACCCGATGACCTGGAAGCCGCGTGTAAATGGCTGACTGAAAATGCAAAAATATAA
- a CDS encoding TonB-dependent receptor, translating to MSKGIYGKRGTLRKLLYTLCIVCTCTISLFAQQEVNLSGVVLDEKDEPLPGASILVKGSTRGVMTDPDGAFSIKVSPTDQLVVSFVGYEDFTLEVGAQTKVSITLSPKANELDEVTIVAFGKQKKESVVASVSTVKVSDLKVPSSNLTTAFAGRIAGLISVQTTGEPGADNADFFVRGVSSFEGGRSNPLILIDGFEATKDDLARLQPDDIESFSVMKDASASVLYGARGANGIIIVTTKPGTEGAPRISARVDVNVTTPTREKKVLDGPTYMRMYNEALISRNPESVPYYSEQKIQSTIRGDNPNIYPNVDWYDEMFNNATVNTKANINVSGGGGVATYYVSGGYDHDNGLLKTNQSNSFDNNISINRVHIRNNVILKLSSTTKLDTRIQGRFENYNGPYRSAKDIYYSVMLANPVDHPVIYEPDAARMHADHVLFGNTYDNNQYMKTNPYAQMVMGYEDRQENRISAQATLLQDLDFITEGLKLQLKGSAATWSKSSGLRFFTPFYYGLDSYNMVTGEHTLYCLNPTNTNNKLGDVIPSRDGDALYSGELRLNWERIFGVHSVGAMVVGTLSSKQLTSGNSTSIFEQLPEKNMGISGRATYGFDSRYFVEFAFGYNGSEKFSSDKAYGFFPSIGLGWLISNEPYWNVSKNIISNLKLKFTWGRVGNDALDGRGGRFFYLSQFNRGGGAYIFGEDFLNRYEGYSIARYPNADISWEVSNKYNLGLELGFLKDQAIKLQIDAFLDNRENIYELRQNYPHSAGLEVNIRTNSGRVRSKGIEAELDIQHNFTTDFWVTGRGNFTFAVNEILEKDEPNYRDDYRSQIGHSTTQKWGLVAERLFVDDQEVANSPKQYDGNYMAGDIKYKDVNGDGIINDEDQIPMGYPTSPQIQYGFGLSAGYKKFDLSFFFQGNARVSFFINSGTGGGTDGTEGIAPLVNRRNALEIVERDYWSETNPNVHAFWPRLSVRTLDNNTKQSSWWLRNNSFLRLKTVEFGYSVGSLPKIKISNLRFYFSGENFFVLSRFKLWDPEQGRNGLGYPLNRKYNIGLHVTF from the coding sequence ATGAGTAAAGGAATTTATGGAAAACGAGGTACATTACGAAAACTGCTGTATACTTTGTGTATCGTTTGTACTTGTACAATTTCATTATTTGCCCAACAAGAAGTAAACCTTAGCGGAGTTGTCCTTGATGAAAAAGATGAACCTCTACCCGGGGCATCGATTTTGGTTAAAGGATCTACGAGGGGGGTAATGACAGATCCTGATGGCGCTTTTTCCATTAAGGTATCGCCAACAGACCAATTGGTCGTTTCGTTTGTCGGTTATGAGGATTTTACCCTTGAAGTAGGTGCTCAGACTAAAGTAAGTATCACCCTTTCTCCGAAAGCGAATGAGTTGGATGAAGTAACGATTGTAGCGTTCGGTAAGCAGAAGAAAGAAAGCGTTGTTGCGTCTGTTTCAACGGTGAAAGTCTCTGATTTGAAAGTACCCTCATCCAATCTTACCACTGCGTTTGCGGGAAGGATTGCCGGCCTTATTTCGGTTCAAACTACCGGCGAGCCGGGTGCGGATAATGCAGACTTTTTTGTGCGCGGTGTATCGTCTTTCGAAGGAGGACGCTCCAATCCGTTGATCCTCATAGACGGTTTTGAAGCCACAAAAGATGATTTGGCACGTTTGCAACCCGATGACATCGAAAGCTTTTCGGTAATGAAGGACGCTTCGGCTTCTGTACTTTATGGAGCGCGCGGCGCTAACGGTATCATCATAGTGACCACTAAACCCGGAACTGAAGGTGCGCCAAGAATCAGCGCCAGGGTAGACGTGAACGTTACTACGCCTACACGCGAAAAAAAGGTGTTGGACGGACCAACGTATATGAGAATGTACAACGAAGCGTTGATTAGCCGAAATCCGGAGTCGGTACCATATTACAGTGAACAGAAGATACAGTCGACCATACGTGGCGATAATCCGAATATTTATCCCAATGTGGATTGGTACGACGAAATGTTCAACAATGCCACCGTCAATACCAAAGCCAACATCAATGTGTCAGGCGGCGGTGGGGTTGCAACTTATTATGTGTCTGGAGGATACGATCATGATAACGGATTGTTGAAAACCAATCAGTCAAACTCTTTCGACAATAATATCTCTATCAATCGTGTACATATCCGTAATAACGTCATTTTGAAGCTGTCGTCCACCACAAAACTGGATACCCGTATCCAGGGGCGTTTTGAAAACTATAACGGTCCCTATAGATCGGCAAAGGATATATATTATTCCGTTATGCTCGCAAATCCGGTAGACCATCCGGTGATATATGAGCCTGACGCAGCCAGGATGCATGCCGACCATGTTCTTTTCGGCAACACTTATGACAATAACCAGTATATGAAAACCAATCCTTATGCACAGATGGTGATGGGATACGAAGACAGGCAGGAAAACAGGATTTCGGCGCAGGCCACGTTGCTGCAGGATTTGGATTTCATCACGGAGGGGTTGAAATTGCAGTTGAAAGGATCGGCTGCTACCTGGAGCAAAAGTTCGGGGTTAAGATTTTTTACACCGTTTTATTATGGGTTAGACAGTTACAATATGGTAACCGGCGAACACACGCTTTATTGCCTCAATCCGACCAACACTAATAACAAGTTGGGAGACGTTATACCGAGTCGCGACGGCGATGCGCTGTATTCCGGCGAACTTCGCCTGAACTGGGAAAGGATTTTCGGCGTTCACTCAGTAGGCGCTATGGTGGTTGGTACCCTGTCGAGCAAGCAATTGACAAGTGGTAACAGCACGTCTATCTTTGAACAGTTGCCCGAAAAAAATATGGGCATTTCAGGTAGAGCGACTTATGGTTTCGATTCGCGTTATTTCGTGGAATTTGCATTCGGATACAACGGATCGGAAAAATTTTCTTCTGACAAAGCATACGGCTTCTTCCCGTCCATTGGCCTCGGTTGGTTGATCTCGAACGAACCGTATTGGAACGTGAGCAAAAATATCATCAGCAACCTCAAACTGAAATTTACATGGGGAAGAGTCGGGAATGATGCACTTGACGGGCGCGGCGGACGCTTCTTCTACCTCTCGCAATTCAACAGAGGCGGAGGAGCTTACATTTTTGGCGAAGATTTCCTGAACCGCTATGAAGGTTACAGCATTGCACGTTATCCCAATGCCGACATCTCGTGGGAAGTATCCAATAAATACAATCTTGGATTGGAATTGGGATTCCTGAAAGACCAGGCCATCAAACTTCAAATTGACGCATTTTTAGACAACAGGGAGAATATCTATGAACTGCGCCAGAATTACCCACACAGTGCAGGACTGGAAGTGAATATCAGGACCAATTCAGGCAGGGTACGCTCAAAGGGTATTGAAGCTGAATTGGATATACAGCACAATTTTACTACTGATTTTTGGGTGACCGGACGCGGTAATTTTACGTTTGCCGTTAATGAGATCCTTGAAAAGGACGAGCCTAATTACAGGGACGATTACCGCAGCCAGATAGGACATTCCACCACGCAAAAATGGGGATTGGTAGCCGAAAGGCTTTTTGTGGATGATCAGGAAGTGGCCAACTCGCCCAAGCAGTATGATGGAAATTACATGGCAGGCGACATCAAATACAAGGACGTCAACGGCGATGGCATCATCAATGATGAAGACCAGATACCGATGGGATATCCCACTTCGCCCCAGATACAATATGGCTTCGGGCTCTCTGCCGGATATAAGAAATTCGATTTATCGTTCTTTTTCCAGGGTAACGCAAGGGTTTCGTTCTTTATCAACTCAGGTACGGGCGGTGGCACCGATGGTACGGAAGGTATTGCTCCGCTTGTCAACCGGCGAAATGCGCTGGAAATTGTCGAACGCGACTATTGGAGCGAAACCAACCCTAACGTACATGCATTTTGGCCCAGATTGTCGGTTCGCACTTTAGATAATAATACGAAACAATCATCATGGTGGTTGCGCAATAACTCATTCCTCAGGTTGAAAACCGTGGAATTTGGATATAGTGTCGGAAGTCTCCCTAAAATTAAAATCTCAAACCTGAGATTCTATTTCAGCGGCGAAAATTTCTTTGTGTTGAGTCGTTTTAAATTGTGGGATCCAGAACAAGGAAGAAATGGATTAGGATATCCGCTCAACAGGAAATATAATATTGGACTTCATGTTACATTTTAG
- a CDS encoding RagB/SusD family nutrient uptake outer membrane protein, giving the protein MRNTIIFLFIAIFSLASCKEYLDIVPDDTESLESLYETRENAWNGLAKIYSYMPQYADTDVSPWMLGDEYLGKKVWEIDNNRYHAIQIMRGRQNESDPILGYWSGTNGGQKLYEGIRQCNIFLEYIHLPANMLDKEKEEWSAQAKFLKAYYHFLLIQRYGPVIIRDATLSLDASKEELYQQRSNIEESFKYVINTMNEAIPKLREQAVGEDAGQIDQLGAKAIKARVLLFEASPFFNGNRDYYSTFKDHNDQHYFPQTEDREKWKAVIDACDEALALCTDYNKGLFRFVGEPYRFDREFFDTNPERMRTLYDLRMLLPTAWNRELLWGYTFLPFNTGQGIGGGANVLHGRTQVKFWEVMRTVLGANVGYSGDGDVDNFANQHLGATLAVAERYYTENGLPIEEDTKFRLWENKYSQAVTPVKPVDSEGNVDPGNPEYAEYAHWAGYMQEDMETVSLYMNREPRFYANLGVTGGYWRGHYFLINFNPYASSSSSYMLARDGKPSIYPFGGRESWRRADDYLETCIGIQKFVHPESYSGTERRPQRYPYPIIRYADLLLMKAEAMNEYYGPSDEVYSLLNEVRARAGIPNVEKSWEVGGFALNPGKHTTQEGLREIILQERGIELAFEGSRFTDMIRHKRAPKEFSKPVYGWNSQAGDSGDQFGSGPQVKQIRSFTITDCLWPIATSELNIQGTLKQNPGWK; this is encoded by the coding sequence ATGAGAAATACAATAATATTTTTATTTATTGCGATTTTTTCGCTTGCCTCGTGTAAAGAGTATTTGGATATAGTACCCGATGATACCGAGTCGTTGGAAAGTCTTTATGAGACTCGCGAAAACGCCTGGAACGGATTGGCGAAAATATACAGTTATATGCCTCAATACGCTGACACCGACGTTTCGCCCTGGATGCTGGGAGACGAATACTTAGGAAAAAAGGTTTGGGAAATAGATAACAACAGGTATCATGCCATTCAAATCATGAGAGGCCGTCAAAACGAATCGGATCCGATTCTGGGTTACTGGTCGGGTACCAATGGAGGGCAAAAACTCTACGAAGGTATCAGGCAATGTAATATCTTTTTAGAGTATATCCATTTGCCGGCAAACATGCTGGACAAGGAAAAAGAAGAATGGAGCGCACAGGCAAAATTCCTGAAGGCTTATTACCATTTCCTTTTGATACAACGATACGGTCCGGTGATCATCCGCGACGCGACCCTTTCGCTCGATGCGTCTAAAGAAGAATTGTATCAGCAACGCTCGAACATAGAAGAATCTTTTAAATATGTGATCAACACGATGAATGAGGCTATTCCCAAATTAAGGGAACAGGCGGTTGGCGAAGACGCCGGACAAATTGACCAGCTCGGCGCCAAAGCCATCAAAGCGCGCGTATTGCTCTTCGAGGCAAGTCCGTTTTTTAACGGTAACCGCGACTATTACTCCACTTTTAAAGACCACAACGATCAGCATTATTTTCCGCAAACCGAAGACCGTGAAAAATGGAAAGCGGTGATAGATGCATGTGATGAAGCGTTGGCTTTGTGTACAGATTACAATAAAGGACTGTTCCGGTTTGTAGGTGAACCATACCGTTTCGACAGGGAATTTTTTGACACCAACCCTGAACGGATGAGAACCCTGTATGATTTGAGGATGTTGCTCCCCACCGCATGGAACAGGGAACTGCTTTGGGGATACACTTTCCTTCCTTTTAACACGGGTCAGGGTATCGGCGGCGGAGCCAATGTGTTGCACGGAAGGACACAGGTCAAATTCTGGGAAGTGATGAGAACCGTATTAGGCGCAAACGTTGGTTATTCCGGAGACGGCGATGTCGATAATTTTGCAAATCAACATTTGGGCGCTACTTTGGCTGTTGCCGAAAGGTATTATACGGAAAATGGTTTGCCCATTGAAGAAGATACGAAATTCAGGTTATGGGAAAATAAATACAGTCAGGCTGTTACGCCTGTTAAACCTGTAGACAGCGAGGGCAATGTGGATCCCGGAAACCCCGAATATGCGGAATATGCTCATTGGGCAGGCTATATGCAGGAGGATATGGAAACGGTAAGTTTATACATGAATCGCGAACCGCGTTTTTATGCTAACCTGGGAGTTACCGGTGGTTACTGGCGTGGACATTACTTTTTGATAAACTTCAATCCTTATGCCAGCAGTTCCTCTTCCTATATGCTGGCAAGAGACGGTAAACCAAGTATCTATCCCTTTGGTGGCAGGGAATCATGGAGAAGAGCGGACGATTATTTAGAAACCTGCATCGGGATCCAGAAGTTTGTACATCCCGAATCGTATTCCGGTACGGAAAGGCGTCCGCAGCGCTATCCTTATCCTATTATCCGTTATGCCGACCTGTTGCTGATGAAAGCAGAAGCGATGAATGAATACTATGGCCCCTCTGATGAAGTATATAGTTTATTGAACGAAGTGCGTGCAAGAGCCGGTATTCCCAATGTGGAAAAATCATGGGAAGTAGGAGGATTTGCGCTCAACCCCGGAAAACACACCACTCAAGAGGGGCTGCGCGAAATCATCCTTCAGGAAAGAGGAATCGAATTGGCATTCGAAGGAAGCAGATTCACTGATATGATCCGCCACAAAAGAGCGCCAAAGGAATTCTCAAAACCGGTATATGGTTGGAACTCGCAGGCCGGCGATTCCGGAGACCAATTCGGTTCCGGGCCGCAAGTGAAACAAATTCGCAGTTTCACCATTACAGATTGTCTATGGCCTATCGCAACAAGCGAGTTGAATATTCAGGGAACTTTGAAACAAAATCCCGGATGGAAATAA
- a CDS encoding DUF4959 domain-containing protein produces the protein MKIFKNLLIVVFVTAIFFACSEEDRFGISSDDDTVPGVPTDVRVVPLDGGARIFYKLPSDEQLLQVVAEVIEPTTGKSFKFSASYYRDSLDVWALGEQREYTFNIWAETRAGKKSAMVPVTVTPKKSGIWHVKESLSLAPGFGALLIDWLNKLEQTIHLHVELDFLLNGEPRNVKAVYSSNLDSTRYIFGDLPHGGTVSAKIHVEDIYGNSTDQLEVSNIDLLKDMKIPKREPNETPIWVLPKANDSIDWVPMCFGDGADGRINRVIDDVLDLLNGSCNYLNTNNRGRTGIEADGNARWSLIIDLGGYWHVSRIITNQRWDYTAANPKNRLYGSENVGHFAIWVLDEDQEGTVNPKYNDVLPPNRRNHGEDGWNIYGEMVKGTWVKLSEHYIPTPVGLAAMEYYPLGLKGDESYVFPQTPGYSKPIRWFRYEAIGAFEAEGGIPYTKQNHNCLSEITLFGMPAGEVDEENVYHPIAP, from the coding sequence ATGAAGATTTTCAAAAATTTATTGATCGTGGTTTTTGTAACGGCCATCTTTTTTGCCTGTTCAGAAGAAGACCGCTTTGGAATCAGTTCCGATGATGATACTGTTCCGGGAGTACCGACAGATGTCAGGGTAGTGCCTTTGGATGGCGGTGCGCGTATTTTTTATAAACTGCCGTCCGACGAACAATTGCTGCAGGTGGTGGCCGAAGTGATCGAACCGACAACCGGTAAATCGTTCAAATTTTCAGCCTCTTATTACAGGGACTCTTTGGATGTATGGGCATTGGGCGAACAAAGAGAATATACCTTCAACATATGGGCTGAAACCCGTGCAGGAAAAAAATCGGCAATGGTGCCGGTTACGGTTACGCCCAAAAAATCGGGTATCTGGCATGTGAAGGAATCATTATCCCTGGCGCCGGGCTTTGGCGCATTACTTATCGACTGGCTCAATAAATTGGAGCAAACGATACATTTGCATGTGGAATTGGATTTCCTCCTGAATGGTGAACCCAGGAATGTCAAGGCAGTTTATTCATCCAACCTCGATTCGACCCGTTATATTTTCGGAGATTTGCCACATGGAGGAACGGTCAGTGCAAAAATACATGTTGAAGACATCTATGGTAATTCTACCGATCAATTGGAGGTTTCCAATATTGACTTGCTGAAGGATATGAAAATCCCTAAAAGAGAGCCAAACGAGACACCCATATGGGTATTGCCGAAGGCCAACGACTCTATTGACTGGGTACCCATGTGTTTTGGAGATGGGGCCGACGGAAGAATTAACCGGGTCATAGACGACGTTCTTGACCTGTTGAACGGATCGTGTAATTATTTGAATACCAACAATAGAGGACGCACCGGAATAGAAGCTGACGGAAATGCAAGATGGAGCCTGATCATAGATCTGGGTGGTTATTGGCATGTCAGCCGTATTATCACCAATCAGCGCTGGGATTATACGGCGGCCAATCCCAAAAACCGCCTTTACGGAAGTGAAAATGTCGGGCATTTCGCAATATGGGTGCTGGACGAAGACCAGGAAGGAACCGTCAACCCGAAGTATAACGATGTTCTGCCCCCCAATAGGAGAAACCATGGAGAAGACGGATGGAATATATATGGTGAAATGGTCAAAGGCACCTGGGTAAAGCTTTCCGAGCATTATATTCCTACTCCCGTAGGGCTTGCAGCGATGGAATATTACCCGCTGGGACTTAAAGGCGATGAATCGTACGTGTTTCCCCAAACACCCGGATACTCCAAACCGATACGCTGGTTCCGCTATGAAGCCATCGGTGCATTCGAAGCTGAGGGTGGAATCCCATACACAAAACAAAATCATAACTGTCTGTCGGAGATAACGTTGTTTGGAATGCCCGCAGGAGAAGTTGACGAAGAAAACGTCTATCATCCGATTGCCCCGTAA